In Paraglaciecola sp. T6c, the sequence GCTGTGCCCTAGTGCAATACCTTGCCCCAATGCGGCGGCTTGCAGTACTAACATGGAGTGACTGAATATGGCCCCTTGGTTTACGTTGATACCTGGGATGCGAAAGTGCTTGATCCAGTTTTTCCACGCTTCTCTTGATGAATCGTGTAGCAATAGGTGATGTTTCAAATCTTCTAATTTTTCAAGCGGCTTTTGACCTTGGAACAACAGCGGTGAACATACTGGCGTTAAATATTCAGTGTGCAGTTTCTGAGCATATACATTTGGCCATTTGCCACGACCATAGTAAATGGCCACATCCACATCATCTGTTAAAAAACCCTCGTCAAAATCCACCGCTTTGATCCTAATATCGATATCAGGGTTAGACTGGCTAAACTGATTCAGACGCGGAACGAGCCACTGAATGGCGAAACTTGGCGGCAGAGCGACCGTGATCGCGCCCTTTTCTCCTCGGGCGAGTAGCCGCTGAGTCGCTTCTTGTAACGCTTGAAAAATATCTTTGAGATCTAAGTAATAACTTTGACCTTCCTCAGTGAGTAACAAAGAGCGGTTTTTACGCATAAAGAGTTTCATGGATAGAAATTCTTCGAGGGATTTAATCTGATGACTGACAGCCGCTTGTGTCACAAAGAGTTCTTCAGCAGCGCGGGTAAAGCTCAAATGACGCGCTGCGGCTTCGAAGGCTTTAAGAGCGTTAAGTGGGGGCAGTCTGCGGTTCATAACATCAACAAGAATAAGATTTGAATAAAGTCTAGCATTATTAGTTTTTCTAATCCATCGCGATACTTATTGTCGTTTTTATCATCAACATAAATTGTATATTATTCGAACCGTCAAAGGTAAAAGCCCTTTTAAAACAAGGGTTAACATAATGCGTATTTATTTAACAAATAAGTAAATATGTTTACATTAAACATTAATATACTTTAGGTGATAATGATGAAAAATCGTAAAAATTTAATTTTAAGCAGTTTATTTGCATTAGTATTCAGTCAACAATCTTTCGCTCAAGAATTTGATTTAACGTCAATGTACGTAACAGAGCAAATCGAAGCGAGTTTAGAATCCATGTTAGCTGATATGAGTAATAATGACAGTTCACCAGCACTACACGTTATCGTTGCTGGCCTTGAAAAAAGTCTCAGCAATAGCCAACAAGACGTTGCACTTACAAATGACAAACGTGGCGGAAATGCGCCGCAAACCGCTACCTTGGCCGAATAGTAAAGCGTTATCCATTTAAAGCATTAACGCATTTTTATCTAGACGTTCTGAGCATACAGGTTGCGCTGTATGCTCAAAACCTCTCAGCTCAGTCGTGTTGTATCAGTTCTTATGTTGTGTAAGTAAAACGTTATGCAGGACTTAATTTGCGCTGGTGTCTAAAGGTGCGAAACCTTTTACCAAGTCATCTAACGCTAACATTTGCTGTAAATACGGTTCTAACTTGTCTAATGATAACGCACATGGACCATCACATTTCGCTTCATTTGGGTTCGGGTGTGCTTCTATAAACAACCCAGCTAATCCTAACGCCATACCACTTCTTGCCAACTGTGCTGCTTGTGCTCGTCGTCCATCAGCGGAATCCGTTCTGCCCCCAGGCTTTTGCAATGCATGCGTGGCATCAAAAATGACAGGAGCATATTGCTTCATTTCATCCATACCTAGCATATCGACAACCAGATTGTTGTAACCGAAACTAGAGCCTCGTTCGCACAAAATTATTTTGTCATTTCCGGCTTCCATAAATTTAGTAATGATATGGCGCATTTCATGTGGGGCTAAAAACTGTGGCTTTTTCACGTTGATGATGGCATTCGTTTTAGCCATAGCGACTACCAAATCTGTTTGACGTGCTAAAAATGCGGGTAATTGAATAACGTCAACCACCTCAGCGACTGGGGCTGCTTGAGCAGGTTCATGTACATCGGTTATTAGTGGCACATCAAAGGTCGCTTTGATTTCTGCAAAAATTTCTAATCCCTCATCCATACCCGGCCCGCGATATGAATTCACCGATGAGCGGTTGGCTTTATCAAACGAGGCTTTGAAAACATATGGGATCCCAAGTTTGCTGGTAATTTCTTTGTAGTGTTCAGCAATGCGCATGGCCATATCTCGGGATTCTAAAACATTCATCCCCCCAAACAGTACGAAAGGTTTGTCGTTAGCAACCTGAATGTCACCAACAGCAATATTGTGTAAATTGTTCATGAATTACGCCTTTGAAATATTCTAGGGCGCAAGAATAGCAAGGCTGTATACGCTTGGATAGAGCGTAAGTAGGGAGAACCCATCCTAATTGATATTGATACAAATAGAATACTTATTGCTGTTAACAGCTTCATTGGCTTAGGCTAAATGCATAATTATTCACTAATATATCAGCTTTGTTTCGTCGCTGATGGCCAGTAAACCACTCGATACGTAGCAATTCGTTTACAAGGCTCTAAATTCTGCCTAATTTTGTGTCATTCCAACAGGATAAAACTAGCCTAGCGTCACAATAACCCGTAAAATACGCGGTTCGATTTTGCTCCATTTTTTCGACTAACCTCCTTAGGTTGTTCCCAATCAAGAGCATTAACAGATTGCATTGCTTTTCTATGAGCAAAGATTTCACATCAAAGGTAAGTACACGGCGTTATGACTAAAAAACTTTTTATTAAAACTTGGGGCTGTCAGATGAACGAGTATGACTCGCAGAAGATGGCTGACTTATTGGATTCAACCCATGGATATCAAGTTGCTGACACCGCGGAAGAAGCCGACATCATTTTACTCAATACGTGTTCTATCCGCGAAAAAGCCCAAGAGAAAGTGTTTCATCAATTGGGACGCTGGAAAAACCTCAAACAAGATAAGCCTGAATTGATCATTGGTGTTGGTGGCTGCGTGGCATCGCAAGAAGGTCAGGTGATTCGTCAACGTGCGCCATTTGTAGATTTAGTGTTTGGTCCGCAAACGCTGCACCGTTTGCCAGAAATGATAAATCAGATCAAAGGTGGTAGCTCCTCCGTTATTGATATTAGCTTCCCTGAGATAGAAAAGTTTGACCGCTTGCCAGAACCCAAAGCGGAAGGCCCGACGGCCTTTGTTTCTATTATGGAAGGTTGCTCAAAATATTGTACTTTCTGCGTGGTACCTTATACCCGGGGCGAAGAAGTCAGTCGTCCAGTCGATGATGTATTACTTGAAGTCGCACAGCTAGCAGAACAAGGTGTACGTGAAGTCAATTTGTTAGGTCAAAACGTGAATGCGTTTCGTGGCCCACATCATGATGGCGCGATTTGTACCTTTGCTGAGTTACTAGAAATGGTTGCCTCAATCGATGGTATTGACCGTATTCGTTACACCACATCACATCCCGTTGAGTTCACTGACGATATCATTGATGCTTACGCGACCATTCCTGAATTAGTTGATCATTTACACCTGCCTGTACAGTCAGGCTCAGATCGTGTCTTG encodes:
- a CDS encoding transcriptional regulator GcvA, producing MNRRLPPLNALKAFEAAARHLSFTRAAEELFVTQAAVSHQIKSLEEFLSMKLFMRKNRSLLLTEEGQSYYLDLKDIFQALQEATQRLLARGEKGAITVALPPSFAIQWLVPRLNQFSQSNPDIDIRIKAVDFDEGFLTDDVDVAIYYGRGKWPNVYAQKLHTEYLTPVCSPLLFQGQKPLEKLEDLKHHLLLHDSSREAWKNWIKHFRIPGINVNQGAIFSHSMLVLQAAALGQGIALGHSVLARPEIESGRLVCPFDERLIATNAYYAVCHQSQAELGKIVAFLQWLQSQVEDEQEDDDFNQ
- the kdsA gene encoding 3-deoxy-8-phosphooctulonate synthase, whose product is MNNLHNIAVGDIQVANDKPFVLFGGMNVLESRDMAMRIAEHYKEITSKLGIPYVFKASFDKANRSSVNSYRGPGMDEGLEIFAEIKATFDVPLITDVHEPAQAAPVAEVVDVIQLPAFLARQTDLVVAMAKTNAIINVKKPQFLAPHEMRHIITKFMEAGNDKIILCERGSSFGYNNLVVDMLGMDEMKQYAPVIFDATHALQKPGGRTDSADGRRAQAAQLARSGMALGLAGLFIEAHPNPNEAKCDGPCALSLDKLEPYLQQMLALDDLVKGFAPLDTSAN
- the miaB gene encoding tRNA (N6-isopentenyl adenosine(37)-C2)-methylthiotransferase MiaB; amino-acid sequence: MTKKLFIKTWGCQMNEYDSQKMADLLDSTHGYQVADTAEEADIILLNTCSIREKAQEKVFHQLGRWKNLKQDKPELIIGVGGCVASQEGQVIRQRAPFVDLVFGPQTLHRLPEMINQIKGGSSSVIDISFPEIEKFDRLPEPKAEGPTAFVSIMEGCSKYCTFCVVPYTRGEEVSRPVDDVLLEVAQLAEQGVREVNLLGQNVNAFRGPHHDGAICTFAELLEMVASIDGIDRIRYTTSHPVEFTDDIIDAYATIPELVDHLHLPVQSGSDRVLNLMKRGHTAIEYKSKIRKLRKIRPNLSMSSDFIIGFPGETDDDFEATMDLIQAMDFDLSFSFIYSARPGTPAADLPDDVSETTKKERLQLLQNRITQQALRIARNMIDSEQRVLVEGPSKKNPMELSGRTENNRVVNFEGTPDMIGGFVDVKITDVFANSLRGDVLRKEADMNLRINVAPQAILAKQTNKTDALGVAQFVPAH